GATATTAGAAGCAAGTTATAAAGGTTAATCAATAACAATGCCGTCTGAAAAAGTTTCAGACGGCATTTTTCTATTTACATATTAAATTTGATAGCATATTATCATTGCATTTGTATCAATTTGAATTTTTTAGAATTTCAATATGAGCTCCCTCATTTACTACGCCCATTCCGCCCAAGACAAACTCGGCAATCTCTTACCTTACAAACATTGGCAAACCTTGCAAAGTCATTCGGAGACCTTTGCAAAATTCCCCAAAATCCCCTAAATTCCCACTAAGACATTTAGGGGATTTTCCATGAGCACCTTCTTCCAGCAAACCGCCCAAGCCATGATTGCCAAACACATCGACCGTTTCCCACTATTGAAGTTGGATCAGGTGATTGATTGGCAACCGATCGAACAATACCTGAATCGTCAAAAAACCCGTTACCTTCGAGACCACCGCGGCCGTCCCGCCTATCCCCTGTTGTCCATGTTCAAAGCCGTCCTGCTCGGCCAATGGCACAGCCTCTCCGATCCCGAACTCGAACACAGCCTCATCACCCGCATCGATTTCAACCTGTTTTGCCGTTTTGACGAACTGAGCATCCCCGATTACAGCACCTTATGCCGCTACCGCAACTGGCTGGCGCAAGACGACACCCTGTCCGAATTGCTGGAACTGATTAACCGCCAACTGACCGAAAAAAACCTAAAAATAGAGAAAGCATCCGCCGCCGTCATTGACGCCACCATTATTCAGACCGCCGGCAGCAAACAGCGTCAGGCCATAGAAGTCGATGAAGAAGGACAAGTCAGCGGACAAACCACACCGAGTAAAGACAGCGATGCCCGCTGGACAAAGAAAAACGGTTTATACAGACTCGGTTACAAACAACATACCCGCACCGATGAGGAAGGCTATATCGAGAAACTGCATATTACCCCCGCCAACGCCCATGAGTGCAAACAGTTGTCGCCTTTATTGGAAGGTCTGCCCGAAGGTACGACCGTCTATGCCGACAAAGGCTATGACAGTGAAGAAAACCGGCAACATCTGGAAGAGCATCGGCTGCTGGACGGCATTATGCGCAAAGCACACCGTAACCATCCGCTGACGGAAGCGCAAACCAAACGCAACCGGTATTTGTCGAAGACCCGTTATGTGGTCGAACAAAGCTTTGGTACGCTGCACCGTAAATTCCGCTATGCCCGGGCAGCCTATTTCGGGCTGGTTAAAGTAAGTGCACAAAGCCATCTGAAGGCGATGTGTTTGAACCTTTTGAAAGCCGCCAACAGGCTAAGTGCGCCTGTTGCCGCCTAAAAGGCGGCCGGATGCCTGATTAATCAGGTATCCAAGGAGGATTAAGAGGGTATTTGAGTAGAATCAGTGGATATTTGAAACAAAAACAGCCGAAAACCTGTGTTTGGATTTCGGCTGTCGGAAAGAAAGGAATTTTGCAAAGGTCTCATTCGGTTAATGTTGGGGAAATGGTGGCGGAGTTTGCTCGGGTGTTTGGTGCGCAGGAACAGGCCTGCCAGATGGGAAAGCTGCATGACTTAGGGAAATATTCGGAACCATTTGACCGCTGATTGCATGGTGGCTCTTCAGGCGATCATGCTACCACCGGTGCAAAATTGCAAAAATGCTTGCTTTAGAGTGGAGGTCAGAGTATAAGCTGTTGTTATCTTACTTTG
This region of Neisseria subflava genomic DNA includes:
- a CDS encoding IS5 family transposase; the protein is MSTFFQQTAQAMIAKHIDRFPLLKLDQVIDWQPIEQYLNRQKTRYLRDHRGRPAYPLLSMFKAVLLGQWHSLSDPELEHSLITRIDFNLFCRFDELSIPDYSTLCRYRNWLAQDDTLSELLELINRQLTEKNLKIEKASAAVIDATIIQTAGSKQRQAIEVDEEGQVSGQTTPSKDSDARWTKKNGLYRLGYKQHTRTDEEGYIEKLHITPANAHECKQLSPLLEGLPEGTTVYADKGYDSEENRQHLEEHRLLDGIMRKAHRNHPLTEAQTKRNRYLSKTRYVVEQSFGTLHRKFRYARAAYFGLVKVSAQSHLKAMCLNLLKAANRLSAPVAA